A portion of the Chryseobacterium tructae genome contains these proteins:
- a CDS encoding transposase: protein MGEKTSLQLMTATSGFKNFNSAQSLVKYFGLAPRIYQSGKKSYSPGKCRTSKTHIRSLLYVCSWTAIKHNPHCKELYLRLLAKGKPKKAALIAVCNKLLRICFGVVKNKVPYNSDYIKDKILT from the coding sequence ATTGGAGAAAAAACCTCTTTACAATTGATGACGGCTACTTCAGGATTTAAAAATTTTAATTCAGCACAATCATTAGTTAAGTATTTTGGTTTAGCTCCTAGAATATATCAATCTGGAAAAAAATCGTATTCTCCTGGAAAATGTCGCACTTCCAAGACTCATATACGAAGTTTATTGTATGTGTGTTCATGGACGGCGATTAAACACAATCCCCATTGTAAAGAACTTTATTTAAGGTTGTTAGCTAAAGGAAAACCTAAAAAAGCAGCACTCATCGCTGTATGCAATAAACTTTTAAGAATATGCTTTGGAGTAGTTAAAAACAAAGTCCCTTATAATTCTGATTATATAAAAGATAAAATTTTAACTTAA
- a CDS encoding DUF3060 domain-containing protein translates to MKSIKTGAILAILLLGTGTAFSQSTKTESTKGVEQSNGKTIQVDGVGHKLNYTLNGGNVEVAGGDNTVTVKGSARKISVSGTGNKVYIDKVDNVNIEGGNNTVYYRTSGTKSGKPNASLTGVGNKVVKQ, encoded by the coding sequence ATGAAAAGTATTAAAACAGGAGCTATTTTAGCAATTCTATTATTGGGAACAGGTACTGCATTTTCTCAATCCACAAAAACAGAATCTACAAAAGGAGTGGAACAATCTAACGGTAAAACAATACAGGTTGACGGCGTTGGGCATAAACTAAACTATACTCTTAATGGTGGAAATGTAGAAGTTGCCGGAGGTGATAATACAGTAACTGTTAAGGGAAGTGCAAGAAAGATTTCAGTTTCAGGAACCGGAAACAAAGTATATATTGATAAAGTAGACAACGTCAACATAGAAGGTGGAAATAATACGGTATACTATAGAACCTCGGGGACAAAATCAGGAAAACCTAATGCTTCTCTTACCGGAGTGGGAAATAAGGTTGTAAAACAATAG
- a CDS encoding NifU family protein, with amino-acid sequence METNITHEDTVTRVMEALESIRPFLNKDGGDIELIDVKDNQVFVKLLGNCSGCSLNFSTLKLGVENTIKQHAPEIEKVVNVE; translated from the coding sequence ATGGAAACAAACATAACGCACGAAGATACAGTAACAAGAGTAATGGAAGCTCTGGAAAGCATCAGGCCGTTTTTGAATAAAGATGGTGGTGACATTGAGCTTATTGATGTGAAGGATAATCAGGTTTTTGTAAAACTTCTGGGTAACTGTTCCGGATGCTCGTTGAATTTTTCAACTCTAAAATTAGGGGTAGAAAATACAATCAAACAACATGCGCCGGAAATTGAAAAGGTAGTAAACGTAGAATAA
- a CDS encoding DUF2931 family protein has protein sequence MDDKKMAFHVEICSPATKYRIEPVFDKIKTLEGNRAGLPYGGSSGSWGDSGSTWTEQYGTPIGADITYYSRYEGTETFYRLNVDFPMDTIKDYMERAYSIWDDLKGETQEYKRLGRGYRASNGVNSYDSFSTLVFGFAPKGMVIVWLNFGNTRIELGRYQAQPITDPTEIAKAKEKYMAMYRISPERYEEAIKELYIPDASPKEWDDYRQRYHWRPVVTSTNPKFRLFEVLNYTYNGEKEGALRPWVLNMPYKERAIPQEMVFFWETGKEKPEQLNARAFFNWEKTNEAFKQAGNKIDMQVKIAPDNDSIEILLNGKPLETDSIRIYQWSGDYKESYK, from the coding sequence ATGGATGATAAAAAGATGGCTTTCCATGTGGAAATATGTTCTCCCGCAACGAAATATAGAATAGAGCCTGTATTTGATAAAATAAAAACGTTGGAAGGAAATCGCGCAGGATTGCCTTATGGTGGTAGTTCTGGGAGTTGGGGAGATTCAGGCTCAACTTGGACAGAACAATACGGAACACCTATTGGAGCAGATATTACTTACTATTCAAGATATGAAGGAACGGAAACTTTTTATCGGTTAAATGTTGACTTTCCGATGGATACTATAAAGGATTATATGGAACGAGCCTATTCCATTTGGGACGATTTGAAAGGTGAAACTCAGGAATATAAAAGATTGGGAAGAGGATATCGTGCTTCTAATGGAGTTAACTCTTATGATAGTTTTTCTACATTGGTTTTCGGTTTTGCTCCTAAAGGGATGGTCATTGTATGGCTTAATTTTGGAAACACCCGTATTGAACTGGGAAGATATCAGGCACAGCCTATTACAGATCCTACAGAAATTGCCAAAGCAAAAGAAAAATATATGGCAATGTATCGCATAAGTCCGGAACGTTACGAAGAAGCAATTAAAGAGTTATATATTCCTGATGCCAGCCCCAAAGAATGGGATGATTACAGACAACGCTACCATTGGCGTCCGGTGGTAACCTCTACAAATCCTAAATTCAGGTTGTTTGAAGTGCTCAATTATACTTATAATGGGGAAAAAGAAGGGGCATTGAGACCCTGGGTTTTAAATATGCCTTACAAAGAAAGAGCAATTCCTCAGGAAATGGTATTTTTCTGGGAAACCGGAAAAGAGAAACCGGAACAACTAAATGCGCGTGCTTTTTTCAACTGGGAAAAGACCAACGAAGCCTTTAAGCAAGCAGGAAACAAGATCGATATGCAGGTGAAAATTGCACCGGACAATGATTCTATAGAAATTTTACTCAATGGTAAACCCTTGGAAACAGACAGTATCCGGATTTACCAATGGTCAGGGGATTATAAGGAAAGCTATAAGTAA
- a CDS encoding Mrp/NBP35 family ATP-binding protein, whose translation MLTKEKVQEFLKEIEVDDLVNNLQIVGNDVYIDMTAHSPAMHEKKKLEAAMKQAFASEFGEDIHLKLKIVSPEPSEIQQSQIKGKQIPGIQNIIAIASGKGGVGKSTVSANMAVTLAKMGFKVGLLDADIYGPSVPTMFDTEGAKPISVEVNGKSMMKPIENYGVKMLSIGYFSGANQAVVWRGPMASKALNQMIRDAAWGELDFLLIDLPPGTGDIHLSIIQEVPVTGAVIVSTPQHVALADVRKGIAMFQMESINIPVLGLIENMAYFTPEELPENKYYIFGNQGAQYLAEDLGIPVLGEIPLIQSIREAGDVGRPAALQEDSKISEIYTETARKMVESLVERNKSLPPTEAVKISTMAGCSPKAK comes from the coding sequence ATGTTGACGAAAGAAAAGGTTCAGGAATTCCTTAAAGAAATAGAAGTAGACGATTTGGTGAATAATCTTCAGATTGTGGGTAATGATGTTTATATTGACATGACGGCTCATTCACCGGCAATGCACGAAAAGAAAAAGCTGGAAGCTGCCATGAAGCAGGCTTTTGCTAGTGAGTTTGGAGAAGACATTCATTTAAAACTTAAAATCGTTTCTCCGGAACCTAGTGAAATTCAGCAAAGTCAGATTAAAGGAAAACAAATTCCCGGAATTCAAAATATCATCGCTATTGCTTCTGGTAAAGGAGGAGTAGGAAAATCTACAGTTTCTGCAAATATGGCAGTAACGTTAGCTAAAATGGGCTTTAAAGTAGGATTGTTGGATGCTGATATCTACGGGCCTTCAGTTCCTACGATGTTCGATACAGAGGGTGCAAAACCAATTTCTGTAGAAGTGAACGGAAAGAGTATGATGAAGCCTATCGAGAATTATGGGGTGAAAATGCTTTCAATAGGATATTTCTCCGGAGCCAACCAGGCAGTGGTATGGAGAGGACCAATGGCTTCAAAAGCATTAAATCAAATGATCAGAGATGCAGCTTGGGGTGAGTTGGATTTCTTATTAATTGACCTTCCTCCGGGAACAGGTGATATTCACTTATCTATTATCCAGGAAGTACCTGTAACAGGAGCAGTTATTGTAAGTACACCTCAGCACGTTGCTTTAGCAGACGTAAGAAAAGGTATTGCGATGTTCCAGATGGAAAGTATCAATATTCCGGTTCTTGGATTAATCGAAAATATGGCGTATTTTACACCGGAAGAACTTCCTGAGAATAAATATTATATCTTTGGAAATCAAGGAGCACAATATCTGGCAGAAGATCTTGGAATTCCGGTACTAGGAGAAATTCCTTTGATCCAAAGTATCAGAGAGGCAGGAGATGTAGGAAGACCAGCTGCTCTTCAGGAAGATTCTAAAATTTCAGAGATCTATACTGAAACAGCAAGAAAAATGGTAGAAAGTCTTGTAGAGAGAAACAAAAGCCTTCCTCCAACAGAAGCTGTGAAGATCTCCACAATGGCAGGTTGCTCACCAAAGGCAAAATAA
- a CDS encoding phospholipase effector Tle1 domain-containing protein, translating to MSIEYFVEGKIKIDVKGDYLVFSKGDITFNCVNALEQSATESGVSYNKARTIHPNDSPVNLLEVSLNLFFDGTQNNKTNTDLGKDYEESNHDDDSYTNDYSNVARGFDAIDPNIEHQYAVYIEGIGTKDGESEMHLWGNIPNTGILFGTDGRGVRAKVTKGCVEAGKKLAKYTQKDIHLTVNVFGFSRGATAARHFLHIATNRARILKGSSKDGMAIPPHEAEGKRIKVRLDDSLVLNYGYFGACLRYWNVEPKRITFNFAGLYDTVASYGLDHRPKSIAGVPIIHGDTKQLGLDAVKKAYFTLQIAADNEYRDNFDLTDIDSTGVKGLQFILPGVHSDIGGCYVNRNEEKVDLYTERENEGRRCEQFRKILIEEGWYTPEEIEIKKIMSVHKYGVNTEYILVGTRRPFNTYDKVSLNTMFYYSSQEQFGVKYKQKMIDSHKITDPFLIEMHNQLKNYMNACSTLRNTYIAEFNRSNSSGDYLTKIKTIHYEDFVDLDQLKILRNKYLHWSASATKIGYGPRVGKITNAKERTRNIQDG from the coding sequence ATGAGCATAGAATATTTTGTAGAAGGAAAGATAAAAATTGACGTAAAAGGAGATTATCTGGTGTTTTCTAAAGGAGACATTACCTTCAATTGTGTAAACGCTCTGGAACAATCGGCAACAGAATCCGGGGTTAGTTATAATAAAGCGAGAACAATACATCCTAATGATAGTCCCGTTAACTTATTGGAGGTGAGCCTCAATCTTTTTTTTGATGGGACGCAAAATAACAAGACCAATACCGATCTTGGAAAAGATTATGAGGAATCTAATCACGATGATGACAGTTATACCAATGATTATTCTAATGTGGCAAGAGGTTTTGATGCTATAGATCCAAATATTGAACATCAATATGCTGTATATATAGAAGGAATTGGAACTAAAGATGGGGAAAGTGAAATGCATTTATGGGGGAATATTCCTAATACAGGGATTTTATTTGGTACAGATGGGCGTGGAGTGAGGGCAAAAGTGACCAAAGGCTGTGTGGAAGCAGGAAAAAAATTAGCAAAATATACACAGAAAGACATTCATTTGACGGTAAACGTATTTGGTTTTAGCCGTGGGGCTACTGCTGCTAGGCATTTTCTGCATATCGCGACTAACCGTGCCAGAATACTTAAAGGATCTAGTAAAGATGGGATGGCCATTCCTCCTCATGAAGCAGAAGGAAAACGAATAAAAGTGAGGTTAGATGATAGCCTTGTGCTGAACTATGGCTATTTTGGAGCCTGTTTAAGATATTGGAATGTGGAACCTAAAAGAATAACATTCAACTTTGCCGGGTTGTACGATACAGTGGCCTCTTATGGATTGGATCATCGTCCAAAGTCGATAGCAGGAGTTCCTATTATTCATGGGGATACGAAACAGCTTGGGCTAGATGCGGTGAAAAAAGCCTATTTTACTTTACAGATTGCGGCTGATAATGAATACCGTGATAATTTCGATTTAACGGACATTGACAGTACAGGAGTAAAGGGGTTACAATTTATATTACCTGGTGTACATTCTGATATTGGAGGATGTTATGTGAATCGGAATGAGGAAAAAGTAGATTTATATACGGAAAGAGAAAATGAAGGCAGAAGGTGTGAACAATTCAGAAAAATCTTGATAGAGGAAGGCTGGTATACTCCGGAAGAAATTGAAATAAAAAAAATTATGTCTGTACACAAATATGGTGTGAATACAGAATACATATTAGTAGGAACACGAAGACCATTTAATACTTATGATAAGGTCTCGCTCAATACAATGTTTTATTACTCAAGTCAAGAACAGTTTGGAGTTAAATATAAACAAAAGATGATTGATAGTCACAAAATCACAGATCCTTTCCTAATTGAAATGCATAATCAGTTAAAAAATTATATGAATGCTTGTAGTACATTACGAAATACTTATATAGCAGAATTCAACAGAAGTAATTCATCGGGAGACTACTTAACAAAAATAAAAACTATACATTATGAAGATTTTGTAGATTTAGATCAGCTTAAAATATTAAGAAATAAATACCTTCACTGGTCTGCCAGTGCTACTAAAATAGGATATGGGCCAAGAGTAGGAAAAATTACCAATGCTAAAGAGCGTACAAGAAATATACAAGATGGATAA
- a CDS encoding phage baseplate assembly protein V — protein sequence MKSKTIENEIPSNEGYSKLKKAAFVQESNAKSISDHQLAGINRVVKLEVHANGKAVAHFKHFKLIQSATKHHEFEIILAHDSLENRQTQNLEDAHKLLGKRLTATFSYKDVENTPSMSFVGVITQVGFSREKTSLGDIVLKGQSPTILLDGAPHTQSFGGNQPVNMGIIANEVIKQGLDRSEFDFNIDTHDNSQILYSSQYEETHYNYLARMAEAYGEQFFYDGYVLHFGKLPKSGSQHIQLIEGSNVNDVKIELKAVPIKPQFYGYNSNENEKLTSGDTSVKHLGDLAKTAYNNNDKIYKTPSLKVAPIRAVTHLDVEYSQKSASGSKAVEVMNVSGSASIPFLHPGCVADIKIREQDSNKTRHLTTLMITETVHEVNARGYYTGSFEAIAEGTGYMPQPEFYTPRPEPQIATVVSNTDPSGQGRISVKFEWQLNETTDFIRMMSPDAGGTNQITQIEAM from the coding sequence ATGAAAAGTAAAACTATTGAAAATGAAATTCCCTCCAATGAGGGGTATTCAAAATTAAAAAAAGCAGCCTTTGTACAAGAGAGCAATGCTAAAAGTATTTCTGATCATCAGTTGGCAGGAATCAATCGGGTGGTAAAACTTGAAGTTCATGCCAATGGAAAGGCTGTTGCTCATTTCAAACATTTCAAATTGATCCAAAGTGCTACGAAACATCATGAATTTGAAATTATCCTTGCCCATGACAGCCTGGAAAACAGACAGACTCAAAATCTGGAAGATGCTCATAAACTGCTGGGAAAAAGATTGACCGCTACTTTCTCTTATAAAGATGTTGAAAATACTCCCAGTATGTCATTCGTAGGAGTGATTACTCAGGTAGGATTTAGCCGGGAAAAGACAAGTCTGGGAGATATTGTTCTTAAAGGGCAAAGTCCAACGATTTTGCTCGATGGAGCTCCTCACACTCAGAGTTTTGGCGGGAATCAACCAGTGAATATGGGAATTATTGCCAATGAAGTGATCAAACAGGGATTAGACCGTTCTGAGTTTGATTTTAATATTGATACTCATGACAACTCCCAGATCCTGTACAGCAGCCAATATGAAGAAACCCATTACAATTATCTGGCAAGGATGGCTGAAGCTTATGGAGAACAGTTCTTTTATGATGGGTATGTTCTCCACTTTGGAAAGCTTCCCAAATCCGGTAGTCAGCATATCCAATTAATCGAAGGAAGTAATGTAAATGACGTAAAAATAGAACTCAAAGCTGTACCTATTAAACCTCAGTTTTATGGGTATAACAGTAATGAAAATGAAAAATTAACCTCGGGAGATACTTCTGTAAAACACCTTGGAGATCTGGCCAAAACGGCTTATAACAATAATGACAAAATTTATAAAACACCTTCTTTAAAGGTTGCTCCCATCAGGGCAGTCACTCATCTCGATGTAGAATATTCGCAAAAGAGTGCGTCTGGAAGTAAAGCTGTAGAAGTGATGAATGTTTCAGGTTCTGCTTCCATTCCATTCCTTCATCCGGGATGTGTAGCAGATATCAAAATACGCGAGCAGGATTCCAATAAAACCCGTCATCTTACTACACTTATGATTACTGAAACAGTTCATGAGGTAAATGCCCGAGGGTATTATACCGGAAGCTTTGAAGCGATAGCCGAAGGAACAGGATATATGCCTCAGCCGGAGTTTTATACTCCAAGACCGGAACCTCAGATTGCAACGGTGGTTTCCAATACAGATCCTTCAGGACAAGGAAGGATCAGCGTAAAGTTTGAATGGCAGCTGAATGAAACCACTGACTTTATCCGCATGATGAGCCCTGATGCAGGCGGAACGAATCAGATTACGCAAATAGAGGCTATGTAG
- a CDS encoding DUF2931 family protein has translation MDDKKMAFHVEICSPATKYRIEPVFDKIKTLEGNRAGLPYGGSSGSWWDSGKSWTEQYGTPIGADITYYSRYEGTETFYRLDVDFPVDTIKDYMERAYSRVEDQKGETQEYKRLGRGFESGGGKAYDSFSTLVFGFAPKGMVVVWLNFGNTRIELGRYQAQPVTDPVEIAKAKEKYLAMYRISPERYEEAIKELYIPDASPKEWDDYRQRYHWRPVVTSTNPKFRLFEVLNYTYNGEKEGALRPWVLNMPYKERAIPQEMVFFWETGKEKQEQLNARAFFNWEKTNEAFKQAGNKIDMQVKIAPDNDSIEILLNGKPLATDSIRIYQWSGDYKESYK, from the coding sequence ATGGATGATAAAAAGATGGCTTTCCATGTGGAAATATGTTCTCCCGCAACGAAATATAGAATAGAGCCTGTATTTGATAAAATAAAAACGTTGGAAGGAAATCGCGCAGGATTGCCTTATGGTGGCAGTTCAGGGAGCTGGTGGGACTCAGGGAAATCATGGACAGAACAATACGGAACACCTATTGGAGCAGATATTACTTACTATTCAAGATATGAAGGAACGGAAACTTTTTATCGGTTAGATGTTGACTTTCCGGTGGATACCATAAAGGATTATATGGAACGAGCTTATTCCAGAGTAGAGGATCAGAAAGGAGAAACTCAGGAATATAAAAGATTAGGGAGAGGTTTTGAATCTGGAGGAGGAAAAGCTTATGACAGTTTTTCTACTTTGGTTTTTGGTTTTGCCCCCAAAGGCATGGTTGTGGTATGGCTCAACTTTGGAAATACCCGTATTGAATTGGGACGTTACCAGGCTCAGCCTGTTACAGATCCTGTAGAAATTGCCAAAGCAAAAGAAAAATACCTGGCAATGTATCGCATAAGTCCGGAACGTTATGAAGAAGCAATTAAAGAGTTATATATTCCTGATGCCAGCCCCAAAGAATGGGATGATTACAGACAACGCTACCATTGGCGTCCGGTGGTAACCTCTACAAATCCTAAATTCAGGTTGTTTGAAGTGCTCAATTATACTTATAATGGGGAAAAAGAAGGGGCATTGAGACCATGGGTTTTAAATATGCCTTATAAAGAAAGAGCAATTCCTCAGGAAATGGTATTTTTCTGGGAGACCGGAAAAGAAAAACAAGAACAACTAAATGCGCGTGCTTTTTTCAACTGGGAAAAGACCAATGAAGCCTTCAAACAAGCAGGCAATAAAATTGATATGCAGGTGAAAATTGCACCGGACAATGATTCTATAGAAATTTTACTCAATGGTAAGCCTTTGGCAACAGACAGTATTCGTATTTACCAATGGTCGGGCGATTATAAGGAAAGTTATAAGTAA
- a CDS encoding barstar family protein, with product MFGFALDTGNDPEIIFYIDEVDSLESRKSRYVYRKIKLMNVSDTTKAKQEIKQSIKNKENNGFIYSLDSNQKILHGTFISNFRIVRCEENDLTINGVVWNESLGYQKALKMYINNEIIEKNLWKKFHKKELQGWLGFALHIQQPETDRPDVRIELDGNLFDNINGFYCAIGEAVNGPGGYFGRNFNALIDCFYGGFGVQSVTEVNWKNHNRSKRLLKRDFEIIIEIFKERNVNVLLE from the coding sequence ATGTTTGGATTTGCATTGGACACAGGTAATGATCCTGAAATTATTTTCTATATAGATGAGGTAGATTCTCTAGAAAGTAGAAAATCAAGATACGTTTACCGCAAAATTAAATTGATGAATGTTAGTGATACTACTAAAGCAAAACAAGAAATCAAACAATCAATTAAAAATAAAGAGAATAATGGATTTATTTATTCATTAGATTCGAATCAAAAAATTTTGCATGGAACATTCATTTCTAATTTCAGGATTGTAAGATGTGAAGAAAACGATTTAACAATAAATGGTGTAGTATGGAATGAATCTTTGGGCTATCAGAAAGCTTTGAAAATGTATATCAATAATGAAATCATTGAAAAAAATTTATGGAAAAAATTTCATAAAAAAGAACTACAGGGATGGCTTGGCTTTGCGCTTCACATCCAACAACCAGAAACGGATCGCCCAGACGTACGAATAGAACTTGACGGGAATTTATTTGATAACATAAATGGTTTTTATTGTGCAATTGGAGAAGCGGTTAATGGCCCAGGTGGATATTTTGGCAGAAACTTCAACGCATTAATTGATTGTTTTTATGGAGGTTTTGGAGTTCAATCAGTGACTGAAGTAAATTGGAAAAATCATAATAGAAGTAAAAGGCTCCTGAAAAGAGATTTTGAAATCATTATTGAAATCTTTAAAGAACGCAACGTAAACGTTCTCTTGGAATAA
- a CDS encoding T9SS type A sorting domain-containing protein: MYEVSLPLTLATNEIQSEKATFNIFPNPVNKGNTLYFNRKQDYELYDMSGKLIGKEKNALTINTFNLSTGVYLVKTSEGHLKRIIVK, from the coding sequence ATGTATGAAGTATCTCTTCCTCTTACTTTGGCCACCAATGAAATACAATCTGAAAAAGCCACATTCAATATATTTCCGAATCCTGTCAATAAAGGAAATACTTTATACTTCAACAGAAAACAGGATTACGAATTATATGACATGTCCGGAAAGCTAATTGGAAAAGAAAAAAATGCTTTAACAATAAATACATTCAATCTGTCTACAGGAGTCTACCTTGTAAAAACTTCAGAAGGACATCTGAAAAGAATTATTGTGAAGTAA
- a CDS encoding NAD-dependent epimerase/dehydratase family protein, translating into MNSIKIILTGATGMVGEGVLMECLGNPNISEILSVSRKPSGKEHPKLKEYIVSDFLSIDINDENLKGYDACFFCAGISSVGMNEEDYTRITYDTTLHFAQAVLHQNPEMVFNYVSGASTDSTESGKLMWARVKGSTENALKKMNFKAAYNFRPGFMKPVEGQIHVKWFFKPFIWFFPIFLPSKSLTLHEVGKAMINTVKKGYPSSTLEIRDIKNLAI; encoded by the coding sequence ATGAACTCAATCAAAATAATTCTTACTGGAGCTACAGGAATGGTAGGTGAAGGTGTTTTAATGGAATGCCTTGGAAATCCGAATATTTCTGAAATCCTTAGTGTCAGCCGAAAACCGTCAGGGAAAGAACATCCAAAACTGAAAGAATATATTGTTTCTGATTTTTTATCCATCGATATCAATGATGAAAATCTTAAAGGGTATGATGCCTGTTTCTTTTGTGCCGGAATCAGTAGTGTGGGAATGAATGAAGAAGATTATACCAGAATTACGTATGATACAACCCTACATTTTGCACAAGCTGTCTTACACCAAAATCCGGAAATGGTATTCAATTATGTATCCGGAGCTAGCACCGACAGTACAGAAAGCGGAAAATTGATGTGGGCAAGAGTAAAAGGCAGCACAGAAAATGCTTTGAAAAAAATGAATTTTAAAGCGGCTTACAATTTCAGACCCGGATTTATGAAACCTGTTGAAGGCCAAATACATGTAAAATGGTTTTTCAAACCTTTTATTTGGTTTTTTCCTATTTTTTTACCATCAAAATCACTAACTTTACACGAGGTTGGAAAAGCGATGATCAATACTGTAAAAAAAGGATATCCTTCTTCAACTTTAGAAATTAGAGATATTAAAAATTTAGCGATATGA
- a CDS encoding DUF2931 family protein, producing MERAYSRVEDQKGETQEYKRLGRGFESGGGKAYDSFSTLVFGFAPKGMVVVWLNFGNTRIELGRYQAQPVTDSVEIAKAKEKYLAMYRITPERYTESQKEYFIPDTSPKEWDDYRQRYHWRPVVTSTNPKFRLFEVLNYTYNGEKEGALRPWVLNIPYKERAIPQEMVFTWETGKEKQEQRNARAFFNWEKTNEAFKQAGNKIDMQVKIAPDNDSIEILLNGKPLEIESIRIYQWSGDYKESYK from the coding sequence ATGGAACGAGCTTATTCCAGAGTAGAGGATCAGAAAGGAGAAACTCAGGAATATAAAAGATTAGGGAGAGGTTTTGAATCTGGAGGAGGAAAAGCTTATGATAGCTTTTCTACATTAGTTTTTGGTTTTGCTCCCAAAGGGATGGTGGTAGTATGGCTTAATTTTGGGAATACCCGCATTGAATTGGGGCGTTACCAGGCTCAGCCTGTAACAGATTCAGTAGAAATTGCCAAAGCAAAAGAAAAATACCTGGCAATGTACCGTATAACTCCGGAGCGTTATACAGAGTCCCAGAAAGAATATTTCATTCCTGATACAAGCCCTAAAGAATGGGACGATTACAGACAGCGTTACCATTGGCGTCCGGTGGTAACCTCTACAAATCCTAAATTTAGGTTGTTTGAAGTTCTCAATTATACTTATAATGGGGAAAAAGAAGGGGCATTGAGACCGTGGGTTTTAAATATACCTTATAAAGAAAGAGCGATTCCACAGGAAATGGTATTTACATGGGAGACCGGAAAAGAAAAACAGGAACAGCGAAATGCGCGTGCTTTTTTCAACTGGGAAAAGACCAACGAAGCCTTCAAACAAGCAGGAAATAAGATCGATATGCAGGTGAAAATTGCTCCGGACAATGATTCTATAGAAATCTTACTCAATGGTAAACCTTTGGAAATAGAGAGTATCCGTATTTACCAATGGTCAGGGGATTATAAGGAAAGTTATAAGTAA